TACATGGAAAAAATCATGTCCCACAAATTGAGGGTATACAGGGAAAAACCTGGATGCCAGTTTAACTACTTTATGGTTTTTAGTGTCAATTTCCTCTTCTTCGTCGCGCTTTATGAACATCATAATTCCCGAATAAATCAGGAACGCTCCAAAAAGATAAAGTATCCATCCGAACTTACTGATTAATGTAGCACCTATAAAGATGAAAAGGAAACGCATTACTACAGCTCCCAGAATACCCCAAAATAAAACTCTGTGATAATATTCCTTTTTAACTGCAAAAGCAGAGAATATCAACACCATTACGAAGATATTATCTACAGATAATGCATATTCGATAACATAACCTGTAATGAATTCTAAGGCCAGGTTTTTACTATATATATCTAAACTAAGTTCAAAATTATCAGGCACCAGTTTGATGCTATGCTGATGTTTTGCTGTTATCGCAATCAGGTCGTCCATATTTTGGATGCTATGGAGATAGTTAGCATGGAGTCTGAGAAGGAAATAGAAGCCTATAGCAAAACTCACCCAAATCAGGCTCATAATAGAAGCACTTTTTAAAGAAACTTCTTTGTCTTCTTTGTTGAAAACACCAAGGTCAAGGGCAAGCATGATGATGATAAACAATGCAAACCCGCAAAAAAATAAAACTTCGTTACTCATTATCTATTTCTTTCTGTAGTAAATCTCACTAAATTTTCCAGGCCGGTTCTCGATTCGCTTTCCGGAAACTGCGCCAGAATCTTAAATGCTTCGTCCTGATATTTGAACATTTGCTCTTCGGCATAGGCTAAACCGCCGTTTGCTTTAACAAATTCGATAATAGCATTTATCTTTTCCGGTTCATCATTATGATTTTTAACAAGATTTTTGATGCGTTTTTTTTCTGCCTTATCTACATTGTTCAAAGCATAAATTAAAGGAAGGGTAACCTTTTTTTCTTTAATGTCTATGCCTTTGGGTTTTCCGATATCATCTGTGCCAAAATCAAATAAATCGTCTTTAATTTGAAAAGCTATCCCAATTTTCTCGCCAAAATCATGCATCTTTTTCACAATCTCGTCGGTGGCACCGGCAGAAGTCGATCCGGCGGCACAGCAGGAAGCTATTAATGAAGCTGTTTTTTTTCTGATAACTTCGTAATAAACTTCTTCG
This genomic interval from Pseudopedobacter saltans DSM 12145 contains the following:
- a CDS encoding TerC family protein: MSNEVLFFCGFALFIIIMLALDLGVFNKEDKEVSLKSASIMSLIWVSFAIGFYFLLRLHANYLHSIQNMDDLIAITAKHQHSIKLVPDNFELSLDIYSKNLALEFITGYVIEYALSVDNIFVMVLIFSAFAVKKEYYHRVLFWGILGAVVMRFLFIFIGATLISKFGWILYLFGAFLIYSGIMMFIKRDEEEEIDTKNHKVVKLASRFFPVYPQFVGHDFFHVENGKKYITPLFLVLLIIEFTDVIFAVDSIPAIFAATKDPYIVFFSNIFAILGLRSMFFLLVNIIHKFHYLKTGLAFLLVFIGIKMLAHDYMEKIGFTTAHSLYIIIGILAVSVIASLIFPKKEEAKN
- a CDS encoding polyprenyl synthetase family protein produces the protein MLKLDEIKKPIEKEIDAFEEKFKASMKSSVPLLDRITHYIVKRKGKQIRPMFVFFSANISGGITESTYHAATFVELLHTATLVHDDVVDNSFERRGFFSVNALWKNKIAVLVGDYLLAKGLLLSVDHQEFKQLKIVSDAVQQLSEGELLQMEKVRRMDISEEVYYEVIRKKTASLIASCCAAGSTSAGATDEIVKKMHDFGEKIGIAFQIKDDLFDFGTDDIGKPKGIDIKEKKVTLPLIYALNNVDKAEKKRIKNLVKNHNDEPEKINAIIEFVKANGGLAYAEEQMFKYQDEAFKILAQFPESESRTGLENLVRFTTERNR